In the genome of Candidatus Ruthia magnifica str. Cm (Calyptogena magnifica), one region contains:
- the rplO gene encoding 50S ribosomal protein L15, translating to MQLNTLSPIQGEKQSRKRVGRGIGSGFGKTCGRGHKGQKARSGGFRKVGFEGGQMPLQRRLPKVGFSSRVSIVTSQVTLSEIDRLTETDITIDALKAHNLITKNIKRVKVILSGEIIKTVTLTGIKTTKGAKLAIEAVKGLVNE from the coding sequence ATGCAATTAAATACTTTGTCGCCCATTCAAGGCGAGAAACAATCAAGAAAACGTGTGGGTCGTGGTATTGGCAGTGGCTTTGGTAAAACTTGTGGTCGTGGTCATAAAGGTCAAAAAGCACGCTCTGGTGGTTTTAGAAAGGTTGGTTTTGAAGGTGGTCAAATGCCTTTGCAACGTCGTCTTCCAAAGGTTGGATTCTCATCAAGAGTATCCATTGTTACGTCACAAGTAACATTATCTGAAATTGATAGGCTGACTGAGACTGACATTACTATTGATGCTTTAAAAGCACACAATTTAATCACTAAAAATATTAAACGTGTTAAAGTCATACTTTCTGGTGAAATTATCAAAACAGTTACATTGACTGGCATCAAAACAACTAAAGGCGCAAAGTTGGCGATTGAAGCCGTTAAAGGCTTAGTGAACGAGTAG
- the secY gene encoding preprotein translocase subunit SecY: protein MKQSLGLSQDLSKRILFLLGALIVFRLGTHITIPFISSAALASLVQDQQGTILDMFNMFSGGALERLSIFTLGIMPYISASIIIQLMTSIVPKLEQLKKEGETGKRKITQYTRIGTVVLAIFQSYGISIALQSQSSGGIALVTQGDFTFNMVTVVTLTTGTLFLMWLGEQITEKGIGNGISMIIFAGIVSGLPSALGSTLSLVATGELTIILVVILLIMTLLVTAFVVFMERGQRRITVNYAKRQQGRKMVSGQSSYLPLKINMAGVIPPIFASSIILFPATLGGWFSQSEGMDWLADLTASISPGQPLYVLFYGLAIVFFTFFYTALTFDSKDTADNLRKSGGFIPGIRPGKHSADYIDLVMSRLTASGAIYITAVCLLPEFLILYWNVPFYFGGTSLLIIVVVVMDFIAQAQSHLMSNQYESLMKKTGLN, encoded by the coding sequence ATGAAGCAATCCTTAGGTCTCTCTCAAGATTTATCAAAGCGTATCCTTTTTTTACTGGGTGCGTTAATTGTTTTTAGGTTAGGCACACATATTACCATTCCATTTATCTCTAGTGCAGCACTTGCTTCACTTGTACAAGATCAGCAAGGTACGATTTTGGATATGTTTAATATGTTTTCAGGTGGCGCGCTAGAAAGATTGTCTATTTTTACTTTAGGCATTATGCCTTATATTTCAGCGTCAATTATTATTCAGTTGATGACTTCTATTGTGCCAAAGTTAGAGCAACTGAAGAAAGAGGGCGAAACAGGTAAACGTAAAATTACACAATACACACGCATAGGTACAGTGGTATTAGCAATATTTCAATCTTATGGTATCTCTATTGCTTTGCAATCACAAAGTTCTGGTGGTATTGCTTTGGTTACTCAAGGTGACTTTACTTTTAATATGGTGACTGTAGTGACATTAACTACGGGTACTTTATTTTTAATGTGGCTGGGTGAACAAATCACAGAAAAAGGCATTGGTAATGGTATTTCAATGATTATTTTTGCTGGTATTGTTTCAGGTTTGCCTTCGGCATTAGGCTCAACTTTATCATTAGTAGCCACAGGCGAGTTAACTATTATTTTGGTGGTAATTCTATTGATCATGACATTACTGGTTACAGCCTTTGTGGTCTTTATGGAGCGAGGACAACGCCGTATTACGGTTAATTATGCCAAGCGTCAACAAGGTCGTAAAATGGTTAGTGGGCAAAGTTCATATTTGCCGTTAAAAATTAATATGGCAGGTGTTATTCCACCAATTTTTGCCTCATCAATTATTTTATTTCCAGCAACTTTGGGAGGTTGGTTTTCGCAAAGTGAAGGCATGGATTGGTTGGCAGATCTAACTGCTAGTATTTCTCCAGGACAACCCTTATATGTGTTATTTTATGGGTTGGCCATTGTATTTTTTACCTTCTTCTATACAGCATTAACATTTGATTCAAAAGACACGGCTGATAATTTACGCAAGTCAGGTGGTTTTATTCCAGGTATTCGACCAGGCAAACACTCGGCAGATTACATTGATTTAGTTATGTCTAGGTTAACGGCATCTGGTGCGATTTATATTACTGCTGTTTGTTTGTTGCCAGAGTTTTTAATTTTATATTGGAATGTACCATTTTACTTTGGTGGCACAAGTTTGTTAATCATTGTTGTGGTGGTGATGGATTTTATTGCACAAGCTCAATCTCACTTAATGTCTAATCAGTATGAGTCATTAATGAAGAAGACAGGTTTAAACTAA
- the rpmJ gene encoding 50S ribosomal protein L36, with protein MKVRASVKKICNNCKIIKRHGVVRVICKEPRHKQRQG; from the coding sequence ATGAAAGTAAGAGCATCAGTTAAGAAAATTTGTAACAATTGTAAAATTATTAAACGTCATGGTGTAGTTCGTGTTATTTGTAAAGAACCTCGTCATAAGCAAAGACAAGGTTAA
- the rpsM gene encoding 30S ribosomal protein S13 yields MARIAGINIPTHKHIVIGLQSIFGIGDTRAKATCKILKLDPATKVVDIAEDQLELIRAEVAKYEVEGDLRRQVSMDIKRLKDLGCYRGVRHRKSLPLRGQRTKTNARTRKGPRRLIK; encoded by the coding sequence ATGGCTAGAATAGCAGGAATAAACATCCCGACACATAAACATATTGTGATTGGCTTGCAGTCAATTTTTGGTATTGGTGATACCAGAGCAAAAGCGACTTGCAAGATCCTTAAATTAGATCCAGCTACCAAAGTTGTTGATATTGCTGAAGATCAGTTGGAATTAATTCGTGCAGAAGTTGCTAAGTATGAAGTTGAAGGTGATCTTCGTCGTCAAGTTTCTATGGATATTAAACGTCTTAAAGATTTAGGTTGTTATCGTGGTGTTCGTCATAGAAAATCACTGCCATTACGTGGTCAAAGAACAAAAACAAACGCAAGAACTCGTAAGGGCCCTCGTCGTTTAATTAAATAA
- the rpsK gene encoding 30S ribosomal protein S11, whose protein sequence is MAKTPTRKKSKKVIIDGIAHIHATFNNTIVMITDRHGNAICWSASGGSGFRGSRKSTPFAAQVTAGSCGEKALAFGMKNLEVRVKGPGPGRDSAIRGLNAQGLKIQSITDVTPIPHNGCRPSKKRRV, encoded by the coding sequence ATGGCTAAAACACCCACAAGAAAGAAGTCTAAAAAAGTAATTATTGATGGTATTGCGCACATTCATGCAACGTTTAATAATACCATTGTGATGATTACAGATCGTCATGGTAATGCAATTTGTTGGTCTGCCTCAGGTGGTTCTGGTTTTAGAGGCTCAAGAAAGTCTACACCATTTGCTGCACAAGTAACTGCAGGTAGTTGTGGTGAGAAGGCACTGGCTTTTGGTATGAAAAACTTAGAAGTTCGTGTTAAGGGTCCAGGTCCTGGCAGGGACTCAGCAATTCGTGGTCTTAATGCACAGGGTTTAAAAATTCAATCAATCACAGATGTGACACCAATTCCTCACAATGGTTGTCGTCCTTCTAAGAAACGTAGAGTATAA
- the rpsD gene encoding 30S ribosomal protein S4, with protein sequence MARYTGPTCKLARREGTDLFLKSGIRSLDSKCNVTQLPGMHGANARRQKGTEYGLQLREKQKVRRIYGILEKQFRLYYKKASQKKGSTGENLLSLLECRLDNVVYRMGFGSTRAEARQLVSHKSILMNGLVVNIPSYQVSVNDEISIREKAKKQSRIQLALELAEQSTQPQWLDIDHKALKGVFKNVPARDELSSDIQEHLIVELYSK encoded by the coding sequence ATGGCTAGATATACTGGACCTACTTGTAAATTAGCACGTCGCGAAGGCACGGACTTATTTCTTAAAAGTGGCATTAGATCATTAGATTCTAAATGTAATGTGACTCAACTTCCTGGTATGCACGGTGCTAATGCGCGTCGTCAAAAGGGCACAGAGTATGGCTTACAATTACGTGAAAAACAAAAAGTAAGACGTATTTATGGTATTTTAGAAAAGCAATTTCGTCTATATTATAAAAAGGCTTCGCAAAAGAAAGGCTCTACAGGTGAAAATTTATTATCACTGCTTGAGTGTCGTTTGGATAATGTTGTTTATCGTATGGGTTTTGGCTCCACACGTGCCGAGGCGAGACAATTGGTTTCACATAAGTCTATTTTGATGAATGGCTTGGTTGTTAATATTCCTTCTTACCAAGTGAGTGTTAATGATGAAATTTCAATTAGAGAAAAAGCTAAAAAGCAAAGTCGTATTCAATTAGCACTTGAGTTGGCTGAGCAATCAACTCAACCACAGTGGCTTGATATTGATCACAAAGCACTTAAGGGTGTGTTTAAAAATGTTCCTGCTCGTGATGAGTTATCATCAGACATTCAAGAACATTTAATCGTTGAACTGTATTCTAAATAA
- a CDS encoding DNA-directed RNA polymerase subunit alpha, with product MQGSARNFLKPKLVESSQTGVNEFKVILEPLERGFGHTLGNALRRTLLSSMTGSAVTEVAIDGVMHEFSTIEGVQEDVLDILLNLKEVSVMLNTAETAQVVIEKKGPCEITVADIEANGIDITAFNPDKVIATINDESHMRMTLKISTGIGYDTATSRTDEASSIGGMQLDASFSPIRRVSFTVDAARVKQKVNLDKLNITIETNGSVNAEVAIKRAAIILQEQLSSFVELELVEEEEALPTSEDFDPQLLAAVDELELTVRSANCLKAEQIYYIGDLIQKSEQDLLRTPNLGRKSLNEIKEVLTEKGLNLATSIENWPPVDLMSE from the coding sequence ATGCAAGGTAGTGCAAGAAATTTTTTAAAACCAAAGCTAGTTGAGTCTTCTCAAACTGGTGTTAATGAATTCAAGGTAATCCTTGAGCCTCTTGAGCGAGGGTTTGGTCATACTTTGGGAAACGCCCTAAGAAGAACGCTGTTATCTTCTATGACAGGCTCTGCTGTAACTGAAGTTGCTATTGATGGGGTTATGCATGAGTTTTCTACAATTGAGGGCGTTCAAGAAGATGTATTAGATATTTTACTTAACCTTAAAGAGGTGTCAGTTATGTTAAATACAGCTGAAACTGCGCAAGTTGTTATTGAAAAAAAAGGTCCGTGTGAAATTACAGTGGCTGATATTGAGGCTAATGGTATTGATATTACGGCATTTAATCCTGATAAGGTGATAGCAACAATTAATGATGAAAGTCATATGCGTATGACACTTAAGATTAGTACTGGTATTGGTTATGATACTGCCACTTCACGTACTGACGAAGCATCAAGTATTGGTGGTATGCAGTTAGATGCAAGTTTTTCACCCATTAGACGTGTTAGTTTTACAGTGGATGCAGCGCGTGTTAAGCAGAAGGTTAATCTTGATAAGTTAAATATTACGATTGAGACTAATGGCTCGGTTAATGCAGAAGTTGCTATTAAACGTGCAGCAATAATCTTACAAGAACAATTATCTTCATTCGTTGAATTAGAGTTGGTAGAAGAAGAAGAAGCATTGCCAACATCAGAAGATTTTGATCCACAATTGTTAGCAGCAGTAGATGAGTTAGAATTAACTGTACGTAGTGCGAACTGCCTAAAGGCAGAACAAATTTACTATATTGGTGATTTGATTCAAAAATCTGAGCAAGATCTACTAAGAACGCCTAATTTAGGTCGAAAATCACTTAATGAAATTAAAGAAGTGCTAACTGAAAAAGGCCTTAACTTAGCCACCAGTATTGAAAATTGGCCACCAGTTGATTTAATGAGTGAATAA
- the rplQ gene encoding 50S ribosomal protein L17, with protein sequence MRHRKSGRQLNRNSSHRKAMFKNMANSLFLHETIRTTLSKAKELRRVVEPLITKAKIDSVANRRNIFSKLRDDAIVAKLFTELAPFYKDRPGGYIRILKAGFRAGDKALMAIVQLVDFETTTDIVAETTDFS encoded by the coding sequence ATGAGGCATAGAAAATCAGGTAGACAATTAAATCGCAACTCATCCCACCGTAAAGCGATGTTTAAAAATATGGCAAATTCATTGTTTTTACATGAAACTATTCGAACAACTTTATCTAAAGCAAAAGAACTTAGACGTGTTGTTGAGCCATTAATTACTAAAGCCAAAATTGACAGTGTTGCTAATCGTCGTAATATATTTTCAAAATTACGTGATGACGCAATAGTTGCCAAATTATTCACTGAATTAGCACCATTTTATAAAGATCGTCCTGGTGGTTACATTCGTATTTTAAAGGCTGGTTTTCGTGCTGGAGATAAAGCATTAATGGCAATTGTCCAATTGGTTGACTTTGAAACCACGACAGATATAGTTGCTGAAACTACCGACTTTTCATAA
- the rpsU gene encoding 30S ribosomal protein S21, whose product MPSIKVRENEPFDIALRRFRRTCDRAGVITDVRKKEFYEKPTWVNKRMKAAAVKRTHKEMAKNRVHRKRMY is encoded by the coding sequence ATGCCTTCAATTAAAGTAAGAGAAAACGAACCTTTTGATATTGCACTTAGACGCTTTCGTCGTACCTGTGACAGAGCTGGTGTTATCACTGATGTAAGAAAGAAAGAATTCTATGAAAAGCCAACTTGGGTTAATAAGCGCATGAAAGCTGCTGCTGTTAAAAGAACACACAAAGAAATGGCTAAAAATCGTGTTCATCGTAAACGCATGTACTAG
- a CDS encoding GatB/YqeY domain-containing protein produces MSVVIDKAIVDSGVFFMKDMDKLMELLKSKLDGKTNMGVNLGLFRSKLS; encoded by the coding sequence GTGAGTGTTGTTATTGATAAAGCGATTGTTGATAGCGGTGTGTTTTTTATGAAAGATATGGACAAACTCATGGAGTTGTTAAAAAGTAAATTAGATGGCAAAACTAATATGGGCGTTAATCTTGGCTTGTTTCGATCTAAACTCTCTTAA
- the msrB gene encoding peptide-methionine (R)-S-oxide reductase MsrB encodes MNLVKKLTPEQFRVTQQAGTEAPFTGKYYNYQEQGNYLCVCCHQILFSFNTKFDSNMGWPSFSNASKSDSVKLITDNSHGMSRVEARCSNCDAHLGHVFSDGPTSSGNRYCINSASLDFKPS; translated from the coding sequence ATGAATTTGGTTAAGAAGCTAACCCCAGAACAGTTTAGAGTCACACAACAAGCAGGCACTGAAGCGCCGTTTACTGGTAAGTATTACAACTATCAAGAACAAGGAAACTATCTTTGTGTTTGTTGTCATCAGATCTTATTTTCATTCAATACTAAATTTGATTCGAATATGGGCTGGCCTAGTTTTTCTAATGCTTCAAAATCTGATAGTGTTAAGTTAATTACTGATAACTCGCACGGCATGAGTCGTGTTGAAGCAAGGTGCTCTAATTGCGATGCCCATCTTGGACATGTTTTCTCAGATGGTCCTACCTCAAGTGGTAATCGTTATTGTATCAACTCTGCCTCACTTGATTTTAAGCCCTCATAA
- a CDS encoding polynucleotide adenylyltransferase, protein MKVYLVGGAVRDQLLGIADEFTEKDWMVVGSSSKQMLDLGYRQVGKNFPVFLHPGTQEEYALARLERKIGTGYKGFKFDISSQVTLEQDLFRRDLTINAMAQKAGELFDPFNGQEDLNNGILRHVSNAFSEDPVRILRIARFAARFKKFGFKVAHQTHQLMSQMVTSGEVDALTPERVFKELNKALSYETPSAFFKVLTACGAYQKVFSSLDNQVHQNHSNSFVFLDNLNTDKAHIKFSIWLKDENRHNIKALCNIIKCPKQYQQLSELVSQFYQFSQDFTNHSSNEVFDFFAKTDILRHKDRFEDLLSTFKLLEIDIVPIEHLRDLLKDINISKLDKSDIAKAIQIEKRLIIDLFFKTVKK, encoded by the coding sequence ATGAAGGTTTATTTAGTCGGTGGTGCAGTGCGCGATCAATTATTAGGTATTGCTGATGAGTTCACTGAAAAAGATTGGATGGTCGTTGGTTCATCTTCTAAACAAATGCTGGATCTTGGCTATCGTCAAGTGGGTAAAAATTTCCCTGTATTTTTACACCCAGGTACACAAGAAGAATATGCTTTAGCAAGGTTGGAGCGTAAAATAGGTACTGGATATAAAGGTTTTAAGTTTGATATATCAAGCCAAGTCACGCTAGAGCAGGATTTATTTCGTCGCGACTTAACAATTAATGCAATGGCACAAAAAGCAGGCGAACTATTTGACCCATTTAATGGCCAAGAAGACTTAAACAATGGTATTTTACGCCACGTGTCTAATGCTTTTAGTGAAGACCCAGTGCGGATATTACGTATAGCTCGATTTGCAGCACGCTTTAAAAAGTTTGGCTTTAAAGTAGCGCACCAAACCCACCAACTAATGAGTCAAATGGTTACCTCAGGCGAGGTAGATGCCCTTACCCCTGAACGCGTGTTTAAAGAACTCAACAAAGCTTTATCGTACGAAACACCATCGGCTTTTTTTAAAGTATTAACTGCTTGTGGTGCTTATCAAAAAGTTTTCTCCAGCCTTGATAACCAAGTACACCAAAATCACAGCAATTCATTTGTGTTTTTAGATAATCTTAATACTGACAAAGCGCATATTAAATTCTCCATTTGGCTTAAAGATGAGAATAGGCATAATATTAAAGCCTTATGTAACATAATTAAATGTCCTAAACAATATCAACAATTATCCGAACTTGTCAGTCAGTTTTATCAATTTTCACAGGATTTTACCAATCACTCAAGTAACGAAGTATTTGATTTTTTCGCTAAAACAGATATTCTTAGACACAAAGATAGATTCGAAGATTTACTCTCTACATTTAAATTACTAGAGATTGATATTGTACCCATCGAACACTTAAGAGATTTACTTAAAGATATTAATATATCTAAACTGGATAAATCAGACATTGCTAAAGCTATTCAAATAGAAAAAAGATTAATCATTGACTTGTTTTTTAAAACAGTAAAGAAATAA
- a CDS encoding PD-(D/E)XK nuclease family protein → MLINAELTELNAKDIIVLANNRQVLAFKKTFAIQRGNTQLPKALSWGQYLCYTWHQISPNSNLRFIDQIESRHLIKQSMQKLGQNTHQSLLDEVVKNNDYCANYLIDLSELTYSKIRSSELFSAWINAYKNTKLILGLIDLHDLPSLIIKTNTSITKPHIYGFKTLTPQQKLLFDTIGYQQINAISTHNILTFTFDTTTSEIFKAAQWAKAHFDTNPDKSVVIVSPQLSDIQHQLSSIFDQVFDNLLTEIEQKSYNISLRLHLNQYSLIQDLLSILTLSIQLQCNKIQSTLFNKVATCVYVSGYQQERSSRSLLMNQVLSLSVDEFSLDRIDKDLSKCPILEAIINNIKREKPTNNTLESHLLNFNNMLKTWGFATDRNLSNTEYKLFNKYLQTSLGLNQLSFYFGKVSTQSAITQLNNLTAQVIFQEQANKTNIQILDALEARGLYFDEAWILGMTNQFLPTRLNSTRFIAHDISVTHQIPNTDYKLITTDAKNTLESLNSLANKVVFSYALTHLGNEQLPSPLVEFNPTINTSHIQKIFPIPLESILDTNTSYLKKPQIKLGVRILKDQMACAFKGFAHRLDTTSFDAPHIGINRLEQGNIIHNVLQYIYQKITSKEQLLALNTKELDNLILNKINTVLKRHLNSSFKKIEKLRLSHLIHTFIEADKLREDFYVLTTEQNITANIANLEFETRLDRLDRMSNGDKIIFDYKTSTTSISSWYGSAISEPQLPIYAITNNVQGAAFIELASNKINFKGLSKNPDSLPKQSKYKDKYQDWNKQLKIWQQTLNIASIDFQNGITTVLPNKNACNFCEFDLLCRIVK, encoded by the coding sequence ATGTTGATTAATGCCGAACTAACCGAGCTTAACGCTAAAGATATCATTGTTTTAGCCAATAATCGACAAGTACTGGCTTTTAAAAAAACTTTTGCCATTCAACGTGGCAATACTCAACTGCCAAAAGCCTTATCTTGGGGACAATACTTGTGCTACACTTGGCATCAAATTAGCCCTAATTCAAACTTGCGCTTTATTGACCAGATTGAATCAAGACACCTTATCAAGCAATCCATGCAAAAACTAGGGCAAAATACACACCAGAGTCTGCTAGATGAAGTGGTTAAAAATAATGATTATTGCGCCAATTATTTAATTGATTTATCCGAATTAACTTACTCAAAAATACGCTCATCAGAATTGTTTAGTGCTTGGATTAACGCCTATAAAAACACCAAATTAATCCTAGGTTTGATTGATTTACATGACCTGCCAAGTTTAATTATTAAAACCAACACATCAATCACTAAGCCTCATATATACGGCTTTAAAACTCTAACCCCTCAACAAAAACTTTTATTCGATACAATCGGATATCAACAAATTAACGCCATCAGCACTCACAATATATTAACCTTCACTTTTGACACCACAACAAGCGAAATTTTCAAAGCCGCTCAATGGGCAAAAGCACATTTTGATACTAATCCTGATAAATCAGTCGTCATCGTTAGTCCACAGCTTAGCGATATACAACACCAGTTAAGTTCTATTTTTGATCAGGTGTTTGATAATTTGCTCACTGAAATTGAACAAAAATCCTACAATATATCCTTAAGACTACACTTAAATCAATACTCACTAATTCAAGATTTATTGTCCATTTTAACACTGTCCATTCAATTGCAATGCAACAAAATTCAAAGTACATTATTCAACAAAGTTGCTACTTGCGTTTATGTCTCTGGCTATCAACAAGAAAGATCATCCAGAAGTCTATTAATGAACCAAGTTTTGTCTTTATCTGTTGATGAATTTAGTTTAGATAGAATTGACAAAGATTTATCGAAATGTCCAATACTAGAGGCCATTATCAACAATATTAAGCGTGAAAAGCCAACCAATAATACACTTGAATCTCATCTTTTAAACTTTAATAACATGCTTAAAACTTGGGGTTTTGCCACTGATAGAAACCTAAGTAACACAGAATATAAACTATTTAACAAGTACTTACAAACTAGTTTGGGGCTTAATCAACTCTCGTTTTACTTTGGTAAAGTTAGTACTCAATCTGCCATCACGCAATTAAACAATTTAACCGCGCAAGTTATTTTTCAAGAACAAGCAAACAAAACCAATATCCAAATTCTAGACGCTTTAGAAGCGCGAGGCTTATATTTTGACGAGGCTTGGATACTTGGCATGACCAACCAATTTCTACCAACACGACTCAACTCAACTCGTTTTATTGCACATGATATCAGCGTAACACACCAAATCCCAAATACAGATTACAAACTGATTACAACTGACGCTAAAAACACATTGGAAAGTTTAAACTCACTTGCCAATAAAGTCGTTTTTTCCTATGCATTAACACACCTTGGAAATGAGCAATTACCCTCACCACTGGTAGAATTTAACCCAACCATTAACACAAGCCATATTCAAAAAATATTCCCCATTCCACTAGAGTCTATTCTTGATACCAACACAAGCTATTTAAAAAAACCTCAAATAAAATTAGGTGTTCGCATTTTAAAAGACCAAATGGCTTGCGCTTTTAAAGGCTTCGCACATCGACTCGATACCACAAGTTTTGATGCGCCACACATTGGCATAAACCGATTAGAACAAGGCAATATTATCCACAACGTTTTGCAATATATTTATCAAAAAATTACCTCAAAAGAACAACTCCTAGCCCTTAATACTAAAGAACTTGATAACCTTATTCTTAATAAAATAAATACCGTTCTCAAGCGTCATCTAAACTCCAGTTTTAAAAAAATAGAAAAACTCAGGCTCTCTCATCTTATCCACACTTTCATTGAAGCTGATAAACTTAGAGAAGATTTTTATGTACTGACAACCGAACAAAATATAACCGCTAATATTGCTAATTTAGAATTCGAAACTCGATTAGATAGACTCGATCGAATGAGTAATGGCGACAAAATTATTTTCGATTACAAAACAAGTACCACCTCAATCTCTAGCTGGTACGGTAGTGCCATCAGTGAGCCACAACTCCCTATTTATGCCATCACTAACAACGTTCAAGGCGCAGCCTTTATTGAACTAGCCTCAAACAAAATTAACTTCAAGGGGCTCTCAAAAAACCCAGATTCTCTACCCAAACAATCCAAATACAAAGACAAATATCAAGATTGGAACAAGCAACTTAAAATTTGGCAACAAACCTTAAATATTGCCAGTATTGATTTTCAAAATGGTATTACTACTGTCCTGCCCAACAAAAATGCCTGTAATTTTTGTGAATTTGACTTGCTTTGTCGTATTGTGAAATAA
- the yihA gene encoding ribosome biogenesis GTP-binding protein YihA/YsxC, whose protein sequence is MHKHYHQAKFLLSCPSLKGCPPDEGYEVIFAGRSNAGKSSVINTLTLQNKLAKVSRTPGKTQHFVFFELDKDRRLVDLPGYGYAKVPKRVKTKWHKDINEYFNKRDCLRGTVLVMDIRHPFKLFDQMVLNWCHSINLSTQIILTKSDKLKKGAASNTYLKVHNQIKKYPYVDVQLFSSLKKQGLEILGARLNTFFGYVD, encoded by the coding sequence ATGCACAAACACTACCACCAAGCCAAATTTTTGCTCTCTTGCCCCTCTTTAAAGGGTTGTCCACCAGACGAAGGATATGAGGTTATTTTTGCTGGTCGGTCAAATGCGGGCAAGTCAAGTGTCATTAATACACTCACGTTACAAAATAAACTTGCCAAAGTATCACGTACACCTGGTAAAACTCAACATTTTGTTTTCTTCGAGCTTGACAAAGACCGTCGTCTGGTTGATTTACCTGGTTATGGCTACGCCAAAGTACCAAAACGTGTCAAAACTAAATGGCACAAAGACATAAATGAATACTTTAATAAGCGTGATTGTCTTCGCGGTACAGTACTGGTTATGGATATTCGTCATCCATTTAAACTTTTTGATCAAATGGTGCTAAACTGGTGTCATAGTATTAATTTATCCACACAAATTATACTCACCAAATCCGACAAACTCAAAAAAGGCGCCGCCAGCAATACTTACCTTAAAGTCCATAATCAAATTAAAAAGTACCCTTATGTTGATGTACAGTTATTCTCTAGCCTAAAAAAACAGGGCTTAGAAATATTGGGGGCTCGATTAAACACATTTTTTGGCTATGTTGATTAA
- a CDS encoding c-type cytochrome, whose protein sequence is MKRILLVVTVATFTMNFAQADGAADYAAGGCANCHGITGVSVIQIYPNLSGQNSAYTVKQLKDFQTGVRKDPTMNAMSKIVAGKEQSIADFLATQK, encoded by the coding sequence ATGAAGAGAATTTTATTAGTAGTAACTGTCGCTACATTTACAATGAATTTTGCCCAAGCAGATGGTGCAGCAGATTATGCTGCTGGTGGTTGTGCTAATTGTCATGGCATTACAGGAGTATCAGTCATCCAAATTTATCCTAACCTTTCTGGACAAAATTCAGCTTATACCGTTAAGCAATTAAAAGATTTTCAAACAGGTGTACGTAAAGACCCAACTATGAATGCAATGTCTAAAATAGTTGCTGGTAAAGAACAATCAATTGCTGATTTCTTGGCAACACAAAAATAA
- a CDS encoding c-type cytochrome, producing the protein MQKILHYVLAMMTLSIALGVQASGKSVYNSLGCSSCHGIDGKPSTSAYPTLAGKDAVWLVNQLKYFQFGVRKDPTMNAMVPIVAGYEQIIADYLSKQ; encoded by the coding sequence ATGCAAAAAATACTACACTACGTGTTAGCTATGATGACACTAAGTATTGCTTTGGGTGTACAAGCCTCTGGTAAATCTGTGTACAATTCATTAGGATGTTCGTCTTGTCATGGTATTGATGGCAAACCTTCCACATCTGCTTACCCTACTTTGGCTGGTAAAGACGCTGTGTGGCTTGTTAATCAATTAAAATATTTTCAATTTGGTGTGCGTAAAGATCCAACTATGAATGCAATGGTGCCAATAGTTGCTGGCTATGAGCAGATAATTGCTGATTATTTATCCAAGCAATAA